One segment of Candidatus Eisenbacteria bacterium DNA contains the following:
- the folP gene encoding dihydropteroate synthase — MIRDGWEETAETGRSRKIPRPRSLRTWRVGTQVHELGRRSWIMGVLNVTPDSFSDGGRFLDPGRAIAHLIGMAEAGADIIDIGAESTRPGSDPVPAEEQWRRIGPIIKEISRESLPCRLSVDTSEPLVAGRALEAGVDIINDISSLRSHPELGRMVAEAGAGLVLMHMRGTPKTMQQEPKYDDLFGEVRYFLNEAIRRAMDAGVDRERIVCDPGIGFGKRVEDNLDLISNIEELDSLERPILIGASRKSFIGKILDLPSDERLEGSLAAHVTAVLSGAHIIRAHDAIATIRAARLADAVLERIRER; from the coding sequence ATGATCCGGGATGGGTGGGAGGAGACGGCGGAAACCGGCCGGTCTCGAAAAATCCCGCGGCCCCGCTCGCTGCGAACCTGGCGGGTCGGAACCCAGGTCCATGAGTTAGGACGTAGAAGCTGGATCATGGGAGTGCTCAATGTGACCCCCGATTCCTTTTCGGACGGGGGTCGTTTTCTTGATCCGGGAAGAGCCATCGCCCATCTCATCGGCATGGCTGAGGCCGGAGCCGATATTATCGACATCGGCGCAGAGAGCACACGCCCTGGATCCGATCCGGTACCGGCCGAAGAGCAGTGGCGGCGTATCGGACCCATCATCAAAGAGATTTCCCGGGAGTCGCTTCCCTGCCGGCTCTCCGTCGACACCTCAGAGCCTCTCGTGGCCGGCCGGGCCTTGGAGGCCGGCGTCGATATTATTAATGACATCAGCAGTCTTCGTTCACATCCTGAACTCGGCCGGATGGTTGCGGAGGCCGGGGCCGGTCTGGTGCTGATGCATATGCGGGGAACACCGAAAACAATGCAACAAGAGCCGAAATACGACGATCTTTTTGGTGAAGTGCGCTATTTTTTGAATGAAGCGATCAGGAGGGCGATGGATGCGGGCGTGGATAGAGAACGAATCGTCTGCGATCCCGGGATCGGATTCGGCAAAAGAGTTGAAGACAATCTCGACCTCATTTCCAATATCGAGGAATTGGACTCGCTGGAGCGTCCGATTTTGATCGGGGCCTCGCGTAAATCTTTTATTGGAAAGATTCTGGATCTACCGTCGGATGAGCGTCTGGAGGGATCTCTCGCCGCTCATGTGACAGCGGTTCTTTCGGGAGCACATATCATCC